Proteins encoded in a region of the Chloroflexota bacterium genome:
- the rpmG gene encoding 50S ribosomal protein L33 encodes MAKKENRIVITLACTECKERTYTTTKNRKNDPGRIELQKYCPRCRKHTLHREAK; translated from the coding sequence ATGGCGAAAAAAGAGAACCGCATTGTGATTACTCTCGCCTGCACCGAGTGCAAAGAGAGAACTTATACTACAACCAAGAACCGCAAGAACGATCCTGGGCGTATTGAACTGCAGAAATACTGTCCACGATGCCGGAAGCACACGTTACATCGTGAGGCGAAGTAA
- the secE gene encoding preprotein translocase subunit SecE, which translates to MKVTWPSRSETFTLTIVVLVTTVAMSGFLAVVDWGFSQLIRVILQITTGS; encoded by the coding sequence ATGAAGGTGACCTGGCCCAGCCGCAGCGAGACGTTTACGCTGACGATTGTAGTCCTAGTCACCACGGTGGCCATGAGCGGATTCTTAGCCGTTGTAGATTGGGGTTTTTCCCAGTTGATCCGAGTTATCTTACAGATTACAACAGGAAGTTGA
- the nusG gene encoding transcription termination/antitermination protein NusG yields MSENEAEITQPEVEATEEQPSAETQVEPVAGETAEGPEGEVPAGQEPSTETSEGALAEGEVSAQIQDGRAWYVVHCYSGYENKVQKNLEHRIESMGMQNKIFRVVIPTEEEIEIREGRRRTTRKRVFPGYVLVEMILDEDSWQVVRNTPGVTGFVGSGTKPTPLSEEEVRNILKRMEVEAPKIKVSFRIGQSVRIIDGPFADFMGTVDDMNLEKGKVRVLVSFFGRETPVELDFLQVSKL; encoded by the coding sequence ATGAGCGAGAACGAAGCAGAAATTACTCAACCCGAGGTTGAGGCAACTGAAGAGCAGCCATCAGCCGAAACGCAGGTGGAACCTGTCGCCGGGGAGACGGCGGAAGGGCCTGAGGGCGAGGTTCCAGCGGGGCAAGAACCTTCCACGGAAACATCAGAGGGAGCCCTAGCGGAAGGCGAGGTTTCTGCGCAAATACAAGATGGACGTGCTTGGTACGTCGTACACTGCTATTCGGGTTACGAGAACAAAGTCCAAAAGAACCTGGAGCATCGTATCGAGTCCATGGGGATGCAGAACAAGATCTTCCGCGTCGTCATTCCAACTGAAGAAGAAATCGAAATTCGTGAGGGCCGTCGTCGCACCACCAGAAAACGCGTTTTTCCAGGCTACGTCTTGGTGGAGATGATCCTTGACGAAGATTCCTGGCAGGTGGTGCGCAACACTCCGGGTGTGACTGGGTTCGTGGGTTCGGGTACCAAACCAACACCTCTTTCCGAAGAAGAGGTAAGGAATATCCTAAAACGCATGGAGGTCGAGGCTCCCAAGATCAAGGTCAGTTTCCGGATCGGCCAAAGCGTACGCATCATCGACGGTCCTTTCGCCGATTTCATGGGCACCGTGGACGACATGAACCTGGAGAAGGGCAAAGTGCGCGTTTTAGTCTCTTTCTTCGGTCGCGAAACACCGGTAGAACTAGACTTCCTGCAGGTGTCAAAACTGTAA